One Acidobacteriota bacterium genomic region harbors:
- a CDS encoding Xaa-Pro peptidase family protein: MSARPAGGPTVRRADVPPQVTKRRREEWTKRLLEAAGGRRGVAILFSGSEAGLESFRVSPNFYYLTGLDLPGASLLVVLERDRAEETLLLPPADPAKDRWNGPGLDPGGLTAQAAPDPKRLRAMKQTGFDRILLAHQLEDALVRPLRQAEVLFLDFPVDAPDPRPDDPVARRLLDRMPYLAVLHAGRLLGDLRRVKDPDELERMARAAAATDAALRTVLGHLRPGLYEYEVQALVEYVFTASGARERAFASIVGSGPNSCLLHYGQNRRRMEAGDLVICDVGARMGGYCADETRTFPVSGRFTRRQAEVYDLVLEAHDAAVAAVRPGVLVRDVHQAALEIIRKAGHEAHFFHGTSHYLGLEAHDTGSYDLPLEPGVVLTVEPGVYIAGESLGVRIEDDVVVTPSGARLLTSAPRTRRDIERRLAARRRRWIV; the protein is encoded by the coding sequence ATGAGCGCCCGACCGGCGGGGGGACCGACCGTTCGAAGGGCCGACGTACCTCCCCAAGTTACGAAGCGGCGCCGGGAGGAGTGGACCAAGCGCCTTCTGGAGGCGGCGGGTGGCCGACGGGGGGTTGCGATCCTCTTCTCGGGGTCCGAGGCGGGGCTGGAGAGCTTCCGCGTATCTCCGAATTTCTACTACCTGACGGGTCTGGATCTGCCCGGAGCCTCCCTCCTCGTGGTTCTCGAGCGGGACCGGGCGGAGGAGACCCTGCTTCTCCCACCGGCCGACCCGGCGAAGGACCGGTGGAACGGACCCGGGCTGGACCCCGGCGGTCTCACGGCCCAGGCGGCGCCCGATCCCAAGCGCCTGCGAGCGATGAAACAGACGGGTTTCGACAGGATCCTGCTCGCGCACCAGTTGGAGGACGCCCTGGTCCGGCCCCTCCGCCAGGCGGAGGTCCTCTTCCTCGATTTTCCCGTGGACGCTCCCGACCCCAGGCCCGACGATCCCGTGGCCCGACGCCTCCTGGATCGGATGCCGTACCTGGCCGTGCTCCACGCGGGCCGCCTGCTCGGAGATCTTCGGCGGGTGAAGGACCCGGACGAACTCGAGCGAATGGCCCGCGCGGCGGCGGCGACGGACGCGGCCCTGCGCACCGTGCTGGGCCACCTGAGGCCCGGCCTGTACGAATACGAGGTGCAGGCCCTGGTGGAATACGTCTTTACGGCCTCGGGGGCGAGGGAACGGGCCTTCGCCTCCATCGTGGGCTCGGGGCCCAACTCCTGCCTCCTCCATTACGGCCAGAACCGGCGCCGGATGGAGGCCGGGGACCTGGTGATCTGCGACGTGGGAGCCCGGATGGGCGGGTACTGCGCCGACGAAACCCGGACCTTCCCGGTTTCCGGGAGGTTCACCCGACGCCAGGCCGAAGTGTACGACCTCGTTCTCGAGGCCCATGATGCGGCCGTCGCCGCGGTACGGCCGGGAGTCCTGGTTCGCGACGTCCACCAGGCGGCCCTCGAGATCATTCGAAAGGCCGGCCACGAGGCCCATTTCTTCCACGGCACCAGTCATTACCTCGGGCTCGAAGCCCACGACACGGGTTCCTACGACCTGCCGCTCGAGCCGGGCGTTGTCCTTACCGTGGAACCGGGCGTGTACATCGCCGGGGAGAGCCTGGGGGTCCGGATCGAGGATGACGTGGTGGTGACGCCCTCGGGCGCCCGCCTCCTCACATCGGCCCCGCGTACGCGGCGCGACATCGAGCGCCGGCTCGCCGCCCGCCGAAGGCGCTGGATCGTCTGA
- a CDS encoding glycosyltransferase: MGPVLHLNTEATYRGGEVQTLGLLRELAKAGGRGFLAAPAGAPLARKAAELGVEVASWNPRGEWDLAAAWAVLREARRFGARILHAHTAHALTPALVAAALDPRLKVVATRRVSFPLRSRLSRIKYGRAHVVVAVSGTIQEALEASGIAPDRIRVIHSGVDLERFRDLPGRDQARRSLHVPQGAFVVGVAAALAPHKGHARFLSALSPRRGGFSDLHLLLAGDGPCRGDLEAMCAREALPVRFLGHLDDLRAFYGSLDVLVLPSLSGEGSPGAVKEAAAAGVPVVASEVGGVAEILRHEREALLVPPADSEGLWEAVHRLARDSRLREALASGAARRILEFGMDRMAGAYARLYADLTIPAPGGGGPSTGRRETGGGDTGGRGPGPRGG; the protein is encoded by the coding sequence GTGGGACCCGTGCTCCATCTGAACACCGAGGCCACTTACCGGGGGGGAGAGGTCCAGACCCTCGGACTTCTGCGGGAACTGGCGAAGGCGGGCGGCCGGGGGTTCCTCGCCGCTCCGGCCGGTGCTCCCCTGGCCCGCAAGGCCGCCGAACTCGGGGTGGAAGTGGCGTCCTGGAACCCACGGGGGGAATGGGATCTCGCGGCGGCTTGGGCCGTCCTGAGGGAGGCTCGGCGATTCGGGGCGCGCATCCTTCATGCGCACACGGCCCACGCCCTCACCCCCGCCCTCGTGGCGGCGGCCCTGGATCCTCGTCTGAAGGTGGTGGCCACCCGCAGGGTTTCCTTCCCCCTCCGCTCGAGACTTTCCCGGATCAAGTACGGGCGGGCCCATGTCGTGGTGGCGGTGAGCGGAACCATCCAGGAAGCGCTGGAGGCCTCCGGAATCGCACCGGATCGGATCCGGGTCATCCACAGCGGCGTCGACTTGGAGCGCTTCCGGGACCTGCCGGGAAGAGACCAAGCGAGGCGATCCCTCCACGTCCCTCAGGGCGCGTTCGTGGTGGGCGTGGCGGCGGCCCTGGCTCCCCACAAGGGCCATGCCCGGTTCCTGTCGGCCCTTTCGCCCCGGCGGGGCGGATTCTCCGACCTCCACCTCCTCCTGGCGGGAGACGGGCCCTGCAGGGGGGACCTCGAGGCGATGTGCGCCCGCGAGGCGCTTCCCGTGAGGTTCCTGGGTCATCTGGACGACCTGCGCGCCTTCTATGGCTCCCTGGACGTTCTGGTTCTGCCCTCCCTGTCCGGCGAGGGGTCGCCGGGCGCGGTGAAGGAGGCCGCCGCCGCCGGCGTGCCCGTCGTGGCCTCGGAAGTGGGCGGCGTGGCGGAAATCCTGCGCCACGAACGCGAAGCCCTGCTGGTCCCCCCCGCGGATTCGGAAGGTCTTTGGGAAGCCGTCCACCGGCTGGCGCGGGATTCTCGCCTGAGGGAGGCCCTCGCGTCCGGAGCGGCCCGGCGGATCCTGGAATTCGGGATGGACCGGATGGCGGGGGCCTACGCCCGGCTGTACGCAGACCTCACGATTCCCGCGCCCGGGGGCGGAGGGCCGTCCACCGGGCGTAGGGAAACAGGCGGCGGAGATACCGGCGGAAGAGGCCCGGGTCCACGGGGTGGGTGA
- a CDS encoding polymer-forming cytoskeletal protein codes for METVIDGAARVKGRLRTEEDLLLEGSLEGEIRSTASVRVARGGRVRGPVSARHVVVEGTVEGMIWGSESVRLAAGGRITGDVRSPHIQVEDGGVLQGRVLTEESAPVRGE; via the coding sequence ATGGAAACCGTGATCGATGGCGCGGCCCGGGTGAAGGGACGCTTGCGCACCGAGGAGGACCTTCTCTTGGAGGGGTCCCTCGAAGGCGAGATCCGATCCACCGCCTCCGTGCGCGTCGCGCGCGGGGGCCGGGTCCGGGGCCCCGTGAGCGCGCGGCACGTGGTGGTGGAGGGCACGGTGGAGGGGATGATCTGGGGATCCGAGAGCGTGCGCCTCGCCGCGGGGGGCCGCATCACGGGAGACGTTCGCTCCCCCCACATCCAGGTGGAAGACGGCGGGGTGCTCCAGGGGCGGGTACTCACGGAGGAGTCCGCCCCGGTCCGCGGTGAGTGA
- a CDS encoding YggS family pyridoxal phosphate-dependent enzyme, whose amino-acid sequence MAAVQRALDTAAAGAGRPPGSVHLMAVVKTQPAAHVSAAADLGVRMFGENRVQEGEARWAELPEDLRDRVRLHFIGRLQANKVRRALRLFDSLDSVDSPILARRLSRIAEEEGLVREVMIEVNLGEESQKGGVPPEEAGDLARLILDLPGLRLTGLMGVPPLGEDPEASRPHFRRLADLFGRLRSFHPEPECMRWLSMGMSHDFPVAVQEGSTLVRIGTALFGPRRP is encoded by the coding sequence TTGGCGGCCGTTCAAAGGGCTCTGGACACGGCGGCGGCGGGGGCGGGGAGGCCTCCCGGATCGGTGCACCTGATGGCGGTGGTCAAGACTCAACCCGCCGCCCACGTATCCGCCGCGGCGGACCTCGGGGTCCGGATGTTCGGAGAGAACCGCGTCCAGGAAGGAGAAGCACGCTGGGCCGAACTCCCCGAGGACCTCAGAGATCGGGTGCGGCTCCATTTCATCGGGCGGCTTCAGGCCAACAAGGTCCGGAGGGCCCTCCGGCTCTTTGACAGCCTGGATAGCGTCGATTCCCCGATCCTGGCCCGGCGCCTTTCTCGCATCGCGGAGGAGGAGGGACTCGTCCGGGAGGTTATGATCGAAGTGAACCTGGGCGAAGAGTCGCAGAAGGGAGGGGTGCCTCCGGAGGAGGCGGGGGACCTGGCCCGCCTGATCCTGGACCTTCCCGGGCTCCGGCTGACGGGCCTCATGGGCGTCCCCCCCCTGGGGGAAGATCCGGAAGCGTCGCGCCCGCATTTTCGCAGATTGGCCGATCTCTTTGGCCGCCTGAGGTCCTTCCACCCGGAACCGGAATGCATGCGGTGGCTCTCCATGGGGATGAGCCACGATTTTCCCGTGGCCGTGCAGGAGGGGAGCACCCTCGTGCGCATCGGGACCGCCCTCTTCGGTCCCAGGAGGCCCTGA
- the hutI gene encoding imidazolonepropionase: MAADFDLLVGPVGCLVPCAGPAPRLGAALKVLPTLSPGALGVRGGRVAFAGPWKEVHDASARERVALPKGTLLPGLVDPHTHVPFLGDRAHELRLRLEGATYMEIGRAGGGILSTMAAVRHASADELHASARRLAARFLSHGVTTFEAKSGYGLNETDEIKQLEVIRRLAGEGPQTVTPTFLGAHFVPPEFRESPSEYVDLLVDGLLPRVAREGLARFCDVFCEDGAFTPDQSRRILLAAKELGLLPRLHADEIVDTGGAALAAEVGAVSADHLMAASPRGIEAMARAGVCATFLPGTSFYLRKPYAPARAFIEAGCPIALSTDCNPGSSYTTNLLHVCALAVFGMGLLPEEALWAVTLNAAYGLRLHEDVGSLEAGKRADFTLWDAPDYLHLFYPYGEAQLAATYCAGRLAWSKETS, translated from the coding sequence ATGGCGGCGGATTTCGACCTTCTCGTGGGTCCCGTCGGCTGCCTGGTCCCCTGCGCGGGTCCCGCTCCGCGCCTCGGCGCCGCCTTGAAGGTCCTTCCCACCCTCTCCCCCGGGGCCCTGGGCGTCCGCGGGGGCCGCGTCGCCTTCGCGGGGCCTTGGAAAGAGGTGCATGACGCCTCCGCCCGGGAGCGGGTGGCCCTGCCAAAGGGGACCCTCCTGCCGGGTCTCGTGGACCCGCATACCCACGTTCCCTTCCTGGGGGACCGGGCCCACGAGCTCCGGTTGCGCCTCGAGGGCGCCACCTACATGGAAATCGGCCGTGCCGGAGGAGGCATCTTGAGCACCATGGCCGCCGTGAGGCACGCCTCCGCCGACGAGCTTCACGCCTCGGCCCGGCGCCTGGCGGCCCGGTTCTTGAGCCACGGCGTCACGACCTTCGAAGCCAAGAGCGGATACGGACTGAACGAGACCGACGAGATCAAGCAGCTGGAGGTCATCCGGCGCCTGGCCGGCGAGGGGCCGCAGACGGTGACCCCGACCTTCCTCGGGGCCCACTTCGTTCCTCCCGAGTTCCGCGAGTCCCCCTCGGAGTACGTGGACCTGCTCGTGGACGGCCTCCTCCCGCGCGTGGCGCGGGAGGGGCTTGCGCGATTCTGCGACGTGTTCTGTGAGGACGGCGCCTTCACCCCCGACCAGTCCAGGCGCATCCTGCTGGCCGCCAAGGAGCTGGGGCTTCTTCCCCGGCTCCACGCCGACGAAATCGTGGACACCGGAGGCGCGGCCCTGGCCGCGGAGGTGGGTGCCGTGAGCGCCGACCACCTCATGGCCGCTTCCCCTCGGGGAATCGAGGCCATGGCCCGGGCGGGCGTGTGCGCCACCTTTCTTCCCGGGACCTCGTTCTACCTGAGAAAGCCCTATGCCCCCGCCCGCGCCTTCATCGAGGCCGGGTGCCCCATCGCCCTCTCGACGGACTGCAACCCCGGCTCCAGCTACACGACCAACCTCCTTCACGTCTGCGCCCTCGCCGTCTTCGGGATGGGGCTGCTCCCCGAGGAGGCCCTGTGGGCCGTGACCCTGAACGCCGCGTACGGTTTGCGCCTGCATGAGGATGTGGGATCCCTCGAGGCCGGCAAGCGGGCCGATTTCACCCTCTGGGACGCCCCGGACTACCTTCACCTCTTCTACCCTTACGGGGAGGCCCAGCTCGCCGCCACCTACTGCGCGGGCCGGCTCGCGTGGAGCAAGGAGACATCATGA
- a CDS encoding DivIVA domain-containing protein, with amino-acid sequence MTTRKPLSPIEIQTAVFRRTFRGFDPEEVHLYLQAVAESYQTLTLENQRLQKDVEHLQSALDEFRRREGLLRDALYTAQKVSDDIKAQALREAQSTVQEAEVRGQALVQQAQVRAHAVERQILDLRMERESMLQGMRDLTARILALVEALEESKTRDNVASMGREG; translated from the coding sequence ATGACGACGCGCAAACCCCTGTCCCCCATCGAAATCCAGACCGCCGTATTCCGCCGGACCTTCCGGGGATTCGACCCGGAGGAGGTGCATCTTTACCTCCAGGCCGTGGCCGAGTCCTACCAAACCCTGACCCTTGAAAACCAGCGCCTCCAAAAGGACGTGGAGCACCTCCAGAGCGCCCTCGACGAATTCCGGCGCCGGGAAGGGCTCCTCCGGGATGCTCTGTACACGGCTCAGAAGGTCTCCGACGACATCAAAGCCCAGGCCCTTCGAGAGGCCCAAAGCACCGTCCAGGAGGCGGAGGTCCGCGGGCAGGCCCTCGTCCAGCAGGCGCAGGTCCGGGCCCACGCCGTGGAGCGGCAGATCCTCGACCTGAGGATGGAGCGCGAATCCATGCTCCAGGGGATGCGGGACCTCACGGCCCGGATCCTGGCCCTCGTCGAGGCGCTGGAGGAATCCAAGACCCGGGACAACGTGGCGTCCATGGGGCGGGAGGGCTGA
- a CDS encoding lytic transglycosylase domain-containing protein, with the protein MKRAVTRAGILLACLGAVPLGAMELVVFQSERSLVAERVEPSDGLVVLHLPGGGQMGVPAESILRRYEGYVPPPNLEDPEAMLPESLPFRDLIARYCQENQIDWKLVAALIRVESNFNPRAVSPKGAQGLMQLMPGTQKDLGVQDPFSPEENIRGGVAYLKWLLDTFQGDLELTLAAYNAGVNRVQNLQAVPPIPETRAYVARILALYPTL; encoded by the coding sequence GTGAAGCGCGCGGTGACACGGGCCGGCATCCTCCTGGCGTGCCTCGGGGCCGTCCCCCTCGGGGCCATGGAGCTCGTGGTCTTTCAATCCGAGCGCTCCCTCGTGGCGGAGAGGGTGGAGCCCTCCGACGGCCTGGTGGTCCTTCACCTGCCCGGCGGCGGGCAGATGGGCGTGCCCGCCGAGTCCATTCTCCGTCGGTACGAGGGCTACGTTCCTCCGCCCAACCTGGAAGACCCCGAGGCCATGCTCCCTGAATCCCTTCCCTTTCGAGATCTCATCGCGCGCTACTGCCAGGAGAACCAGATCGACTGGAAGCTCGTGGCGGCGCTCATCCGCGTGGAGTCGAACTTCAATCCAAGAGCCGTCTCCCCCAAGGGCGCCCAGGGCCTGATGCAACTGATGCCCGGGACCCAGAAGGACCTCGGCGTCCAAGATCCCTTCTCCCCTGAAGAAAACATCCGCGGGGGCGTGGCCTACTTGAAATGGCTGCTGGACACCTTTCAGGGAGACCTCGAGCTCACCCTGGCCGCCTACAACGCCGGCGTGAACCGCGTTCAGAACCTGCAGGCGGTGCCGCCGATTCCCGAGACGCGGGCCTACGTCGCCCGTATCCTGGCCCTGTATCCGACGCTTTGA
- a CDS encoding helix-turn-helix domain-containing protein, with protein sequence MASRVLLTTWQAARYCNVSPYTVRNWIRTGELEAFKTPGGHHRIRRRDLDSFLEAHAMPVPEAFVIGSKRVLFLVSEGSLPVVQETALWSPDLEVEVAPSAFEGGLALLTFRPHVIAMDLSDARWGGMETLRRLARTPETAQVRLAAFVQGQDVDTLESLESLGISAVFTHPVDPGLFRRYLRRLFPYARWTALRPRARES encoded by the coding sequence ATGGCCTCCAGGGTGCTGCTCACCACGTGGCAGGCCGCGCGTTACTGCAACGTCAGCCCCTACACGGTTCGCAACTGGATCCGGACGGGAGAGCTGGAGGCCTTCAAGACGCCCGGAGGGCACCACCGCATCCGCCGCCGCGACCTGGATTCCTTCCTCGAGGCCCACGCCATGCCCGTGCCGGAGGCCTTCGTCATCGGATCCAAGCGGGTGTTGTTCCTGGTTTCCGAGGGGAGCCTCCCCGTGGTCCAGGAGACGGCCCTTTGGAGCCCCGATTTGGAGGTCGAGGTGGCGCCGTCGGCCTTCGAGGGGGGGCTCGCCCTCCTGACCTTCCGTCCGCACGTGATCGCGATGGACCTGTCCGATGCCCGCTGGGGCGGAATGGAAACCCTCCGGCGCCTGGCCCGTACGCCCGAGACGGCGCAGGTCCGTCTGGCGGCCTTCGTGCAGGGCCAGGACGTGGACACTTTGGAATCGCTGGAATCCCTGGGCATTTCCGCGGTCTTCACCCACCCCGTGGACCCGGGCCTCTTCCGCCGGTATCTCCGCCGCCTGTTTCCCTACGCCCGGTGGACGGCCCTCCGCCCCCGGGCGCGGGAATCGTGA
- the glmS gene encoding glutamine--fructose-6-phosphate transaminase (isomerizing): MCGIVGYIGPKDPVPILMDGLKRLEYRGYDSAGIAVFEGDGLRTERAAGKIVNLEDKLRLNPLRGAYGLGHTRWATHGRPTEENAHPHTDCAGRLVVVHNGIIENYLALKEELIGRGHTFRTETDTEVVAHLLEEQGDDLEAAMGAVARRLAGIFALAAASARDPGRIVAARMGPPLVVGLGRGENFVASDIPAILSHTRDMVFLDDGEIAVVTEESIRFTDFEGRPRTKSPTRIAWDPIQAEKAGFKHFMQKEIFEQPRAVADTLVGRISLDRGQVFLEEVGLSDETAREVRRVLLVACGTSWHAGLCARYLLEGLARLHAEVDYSSEFRYRDPLVDASTLCVFISQSGETADTLAALREAKSKGAPTLAICNVVGSMLSREADGTLFTHAGPEISVASTKAFTTQLAALSLLALHLAQVRGVLSSEDLRPRLQALTSLSGLMEQALALEPQIEDVARRYSRYRDFLYLGRGIQYPIALEGALKLKEISYIHAEGYPSGEMKHGPIALIDENLPVVAVAPRDDVYGKLLSNLEEVRARDGKVIAVCNEADARLRGLADEVFLVPETDPLLMPILTVVPLQLLAYHIAVKRGADVDQPRNLAKSVTVE; the protein is encoded by the coding sequence ATGTGCGGGATCGTGGGCTACATCGGCCCCAAGGACCCGGTGCCCATCCTGATGGACGGGCTCAAGCGGCTCGAGTACAGGGGATACGATTCGGCGGGCATCGCCGTCTTCGAAGGGGACGGCCTCCGGACCGAGCGCGCCGCCGGGAAGATCGTGAACCTGGAGGACAAGCTGAGGCTGAACCCCTTGCGCGGCGCTTACGGGCTCGGCCACACCCGCTGGGCGACCCACGGGAGGCCCACCGAGGAAAACGCCCACCCCCACACCGACTGCGCGGGGCGCCTCGTGGTCGTTCACAACGGGATCATCGAGAACTACCTGGCCCTCAAGGAGGAACTGATCGGCCGCGGCCACACCTTCCGGACGGAGACGGACACGGAGGTGGTGGCCCACCTGCTCGAGGAGCAGGGGGATGACCTGGAAGCGGCCATGGGCGCCGTGGCTCGACGCCTGGCGGGCATTTTCGCCCTGGCGGCGGCCAGCGCGAGGGACCCCGGACGGATCGTCGCGGCCCGGATGGGCCCGCCCCTCGTCGTCGGGCTCGGCCGCGGCGAGAACTTCGTGGCCAGTGACATCCCCGCCATCCTCAGCCACACCCGGGACATGGTGTTTCTGGACGATGGCGAGATCGCCGTGGTGACGGAAGAGTCCATCCGGTTCACGGATTTCGAGGGCCGGCCCCGGACCAAGTCCCCCACACGGATCGCCTGGGACCCCATCCAGGCCGAGAAGGCCGGGTTCAAGCACTTCATGCAGAAGGAGATCTTCGAACAGCCCCGGGCGGTGGCGGACACCCTCGTGGGACGAATCTCGCTGGACCGGGGACAGGTCTTCCTCGAGGAGGTGGGGCTGTCGGACGAAACGGCCCGAGAGGTTCGAAGGGTCCTCCTGGTGGCGTGTGGGACCTCCTGGCACGCGGGCCTCTGCGCGCGGTACCTCCTGGAGGGTCTCGCCCGCCTCCACGCGGAGGTGGATTACAGTTCCGAGTTCAGGTACCGGGACCCCCTCGTGGATGCGTCCACCCTGTGCGTGTTCATTTCCCAGTCAGGGGAGACGGCGGACACCCTCGCCGCCCTTCGGGAGGCCAAGTCCAAGGGGGCCCCCACGCTGGCCATCTGCAACGTCGTGGGGAGCATGCTATCCCGGGAGGCGGACGGCACGCTCTTCACCCACGCCGGTCCCGAAATCAGCGTGGCCTCCACCAAGGCCTTCACGACCCAGCTCGCCGCCTTGAGCCTTCTGGCGCTTCACCTGGCCCAGGTCCGCGGCGTGCTCTCCTCGGAGGATCTGCGCCCGAGGCTGCAGGCCCTCACCTCCCTCTCCGGGCTCATGGAGCAGGCCCTGGCCCTGGAGCCCCAGATCGAGGACGTGGCTCGCCGATACAGCCGCTACCGGGACTTCCTGTACCTGGGACGGGGCATCCAGTATCCCATCGCCCTGGAGGGAGCCCTGAAGCTGAAGGAGATCTCCTACATCCACGCCGAAGGGTACCCTTCGGGCGAAATGAAGCACGGTCCCATCGCCCTCATCGACGAGAACCTCCCTGTGGTGGCGGTGGCGCCCCGGGACGACGTCTACGGAAAACTGCTGTCCAACCTGGAAGAGGTCAGGGCCCGCGACGGCAAGGTGATCGCCGTGTGCAACGAAGCCGACGCCCGCCTGAGGGGCCTGGCCGACGAGGTCTTCCTGGTCCCGGAAACGGATCCCCTTCTGATGCCGATCCTGACCGTGGTCCCCCTTCAACTCCTGGCCTATCACATCGCCGTCAAGCGGGGGGCCGACGTGGACCAGCCCAGGAACCTCGCCAAGAGCGTCACGGTGGAGTAG
- a CDS encoding polymer-forming cytoskeletal protein, whose product MMGKRPGEVTQVGGMLGEGVVMEGTLTFTQTFRVDGEFKGKVLRSDRLVVGEKGKVSGELEVNSLVVYGRVEGKALVKGPVEIHPKGRLLGELEMTSPLLTVMDGGFVEGTLRLASARGAEAPAEKKPTQGGGGK is encoded by the coding sequence ATGATGGGAAAGCGGCCCGGCGAGGTGACCCAGGTGGGGGGGATGCTCGGAGAGGGCGTCGTCATGGAGGGGACCCTCACCTTCACGCAGACCTTCCGCGTGGACGGCGAATTCAAGGGCAAGGTGCTCCGGTCGGATCGGCTCGTGGTGGGGGAGAAGGGAAAGGTGAGCGGCGAGCTGGAGGTGAACTCCCTCGTGGTGTACGGCCGGGTCGAAGGGAAGGCCCTCGTGAAGGGCCCTGTGGAAATCCACCCCAAGGGCCGTCTTCTGGGAGAGCTGGAGATGACCTCCCCGCTCCTGACGGTGATGGACGGGGGTTTCGTGGAGGGCACGCTGCGGCTCGCCTCCGCCCGCGGGGCCGAGGCACCGGCGGAGAAGAAGCCCACTCAGGGCGGCGGCGGGAAATGA
- the glmU gene encoding bifunctional UDP-N-acetylglucosamine diphosphorylase/glucosamine-1-phosphate N-acetyltransferase GlmU: MKRLVVVLAAGQGTRMKSPRAKVLHPVLGRPMAIQTLASLETLSADRTFVVVGHQREAVQEALSSCGVTCVVQEPQLGTGHALMACRNAIEAEGPAEVLLVPGDAPLLPGDALAGMWDTFHRSGEAAAVVTLRLERPFGYGRILRDGASLVRIVEERDAKPEERALTEVNSGVYFFRSPGLWALLERVGRDNAQGEYYLTDLFALLHREGRSASLFAAPDPRDWLGINTQEELARTTQRLREDLVRRWMEAGATVMDPPSTWIEAGVRLGAGVVLHPFVRLCGTTRLESGVEVRSFSVLTDCEIGEGTLIKEHCVLERTAVGPRCILGPFSRTREGTVLEEGVHLGNFVETKKARLGKGVKANHLSYLGDATVGAGSNIGAGTITCNYDGRMKHPTVLGEGVFVGSDTQLVAPVTVGDGAYIGAGATVTKDVPAGALAISRVPQKNVEGWAERKKARGR, from the coding sequence ATGAAACGCCTCGTCGTCGTCCTGGCCGCGGGCCAGGGCACCCGCATGAAATCCCCTCGGGCCAAGGTTCTCCATCCCGTCCTCGGCCGGCCCATGGCGATCCAGACCCTCGCGTCCCTGGAAACCCTCTCGGCGGACCGCACCTTCGTCGTGGTGGGCCACCAGCGCGAAGCCGTCCAGGAGGCGCTCTCTTCCTGCGGGGTGACCTGCGTCGTTCAGGAGCCACAGTTGGGAACCGGCCACGCCCTCATGGCTTGCCGGAACGCCATCGAGGCCGAGGGCCCGGCCGAGGTCCTCCTCGTGCCCGGCGACGCCCCCCTTCTTCCGGGCGACGCATTGGCGGGAATGTGGGACACCTTCCACCGCTCGGGAGAGGCGGCCGCCGTCGTCACGCTGCGCCTGGAGCGGCCCTTTGGGTACGGCAGGATCCTGCGGGACGGGGCATCCCTCGTCCGGATCGTGGAGGAGCGGGACGCCAAGCCGGAGGAGCGGGCGCTGACCGAGGTGAACTCGGGGGTCTACTTCTTCCGGTCCCCCGGCCTCTGGGCTCTCCTCGAACGGGTGGGCCGGGACAACGCCCAGGGAGAGTATTACCTGACGGACCTCTTCGCCCTCCTGCACCGGGAGGGCCGTTCCGCCTCCCTCTTCGCCGCCCCTGACCCGAGGGACTGGCTCGGAATCAACACCCAGGAGGAGCTGGCCCGCACCACCCAACGGCTCCGAGAGGACCTGGTGCGGCGGTGGATGGAGGCGGGAGCAACGGTCATGGATCCCCCCTCCACCTGGATCGAGGCCGGAGTGAGGCTCGGCGCGGGGGTCGTCCTCCATCCCTTCGTCCGCCTGTGCGGCACCACCCGCCTCGAGTCGGGGGTGGAGGTGAGGAGCTTCAGCGTCCTGACCGACTGCGAGATCGGGGAGGGCACCCTGATCAAGGAGCATTGCGTTCTCGAGAGGACCGCCGTCGGCCCCCGCTGCATCCTGGGCCCCTTCAGCCGCACCCGGGAGGGGACGGTTCTGGAGGAGGGGGTCCACCTTGGGAACTTCGTGGAGACCAAGAAGGCCCGCCTCGGCAAGGGGGTCAAGGCGAACCACCTTTCCTACCTGGGCGACGCCACCGTGGGCGCGGGCTCCAACATCGGCGCGGGAACCATCACCTGCAACTACGACGGCCGGATGAAGCATCCGACGGTCCTGGGCGAAGGGGTGTTCGTGGGAAGCGACACCCAGCTCGTGGCCCCCGTCACGGTCGGGGACGGCGCGTACATCGGCGCGGGCGCCACGGTCACGAAGGACGTTCCCGCCGGAGCCCTCGCCATCTCGCGGGTTCCGCAAAAAAACGTGGAGGGGTGGGCCGAACGGAAGAAGGCGCGAGGCCGCTGA